The sequence CGCCGGTTCGCGCTGCTCGCCGAAGGCAGCGGCGACCGGGAGGCCACCCTGCACAACATCGCGCGGCTCGGCTCCGAGGTCCTGCCGCAACTCGGCTGACGCACGGCCGCCGGGACCCGAGGGGTTGCCGGCGGCCGGCCTGCGCCCCGGCGCCGGAGCAGAGCGCCCGGAGGCGAGCGGGCGACTCCCGCCCCGAGCCCCACGAGGGAGGCGAGCGGGCGAAAGCACCGCCCCGAGCCCCACGACAGAGGCGAGCGGGCGACAACACAGCGAGCGGGCGACTAACAGTCCCGGAGTTCGTCGGACTGGTTGAGGAGCTGCTCGCGGACCGAGGTGAAGCGCTCGTACCGCTTCTTGTTGGCGGAGGACGGCCGGAAGACCGCCACCCGGTGACAGTTCTGGAAGGCCAGCCGGACGCCGAAGTGCCGCTCCAGGGCTCCCCGGATGGCGTCGCTGGCCAGTGCCCGCAGGAGCTGGCCGCGGGCCTGCTCGCTGGGCGGCGGTACATGGTTGTCGGCGAAGTCGGTGCCGTCGACCTCGGCCCGGGCGACCAGCGAGCTGATCAGCTCCCAGGCGTACGGCAGGGAGACGCGGACGCAGTCGACGAACTCCCGCTCGTCGACCTCGTCCCGCTCGGCCTTCTCCAGCAGGGCCGGTGAGACGTCGAGCGACATGGATTCTCCTCTCGGGACCGCCCGCGCGGCGCGCGGGCGGTGATGCGTGGTCCAAGTCAGAGCTGAGGGTGAGGGTGTAGGCGCGTCCGTGTCCGGAACACCGTCGGACGGGTGTGACGCCGTCGGACGACCGTTGTTCCCGGCAACGCGCGCCGAGGCAGGGGCGCCGCTGGTCCGTCGAGGGACGCGGCCGGGGCGCCGCCGCTCAGAACAGCGTGGCAGCCAACGACGGACCAGGCCGGTGGTTCCGGCGGATTCCTCCGGGAATACGCCCCCGTGCGGCGGATTGGCCGGAACCTGTCGGATCGTTCATCTGAAGTCTCCATCCCCGTTGACAGCGCTCCCGCAAGCAAGCCGTCACACACCGTAGCTGTCTATGGTGGTGGCCGCCAGGGTGCCGACAGGCTTTGACGGGATCGCAGGGCATCCATCGTGGCGGGGTTCGCGGATTCTTCACCCCGTCGTCGTGGAATCGCATCAACTGGCCCCGGTGGGCTAGCGTGGTCGACCGTGCGTCTCGTAATTGCCCGCTGCTCAGTCGACTATGCCGGTCGGCTCTCCGCCCATCTGCCCTCCGCCACCAGGCTCATCCTGGTCAAGGCCGACGGCAGCGTCAGCATCCACGCCGACGACCGTGCCTACAAGCCGCTCAACTGGATGTCCCCGCCGTGCGTCCTCAGGGAGGCCGACGGGGTCTGGACGGTGGAGAACAAGGCCGGCGAGAAGCTCATCATCACGCTGGAGGAGGTGCTGCACGATTCCTCCCACGAACTCGGGGTGGACCCCGGTCTCATCAAGGACGGCGTCGAGGCGCACCTCCAGGAGCTGCTCGCGGACCGGATGGAGGTGCTCGGCGCCGGCTGGTCGCTGATCC comes from Streptomyces sp. TLI_053 and encodes:
- a CDS encoding SCO5389 family protein, with translation MSLDVSPALLEKAERDEVDEREFVDCVRVSLPYAWELISSLVARAEVDGTDFADNHVPPPSEQARGQLLRALASDAIRGALERHFGVRLAFQNCHRVAVFRPSSANKKRYERFTSVREQLLNQSDELRDC
- the nucS gene encoding endonuclease NucS; its protein translation is MRLVIARCSVDYAGRLSAHLPSATRLILVKADGSVSIHADDRAYKPLNWMSPPCVLREADGVWTVENKAGEKLIITLEEVLHDSSHELGVDPGLIKDGVEAHLQELLADRMEVLGAGWSLIRREYPTAIGPVDILCRDSDGTTVAVEIKRRGEIDGVEQLTRYLELLNRDPLLAPVKGVFAAQEIKPQARVLATDRGIGCVVLDYDGLRGIDDDKLKLF